One stretch of Clupea harengus chromosome 2, Ch_v2.0.2, whole genome shotgun sequence DNA includes these proteins:
- the asb1 gene encoding ankyrin repeat and SOCS box protein 1: protein MADGGDTEGDVDDPLNKGCRLISVTDLPSITPAGQNLKEWLQEQFCDQPADQCEDMRLHNSAHVGDLNTLKSLLEEDGFKRRINEKSVWCCGWLPCTPLRIAATAGHSDCVDFLLCQGAKVDLVDVKGQTALYVAVVNGHLDCVHILLEAGANPNGSRHHRSTPLYHAARVGRHDILQELIKFNADVDVDYQLGLHSAPSAPRTLSTLGLCPLYITAAYHHLPCFRLLLSAGANPDYNYSGPVSREALARSPASCLLDAVLTHGCQPAFVSVLLEHGADPYLVPWEEPEPEVAGRRRVEPEALHVYQEARRCPRRLTHLCRLAVRRAMGKPRLGHIPSLPLPEAIKSFLLHLD, encoded by the exons ATGGCAGACGGGGGCGACACAGAAGGAGATGTTGATGATCCTCTCAACAAAGGCTGTCGGCTCATATCTGTTACAGATCTCCCTAGTATCACACCTGCAG GGCAGAATCTGAAGGAATGGTTGCAGGAGCAGTTCTGCGACCAACCGGCTGACCAATGCGAGGACATGCGTCTCCATAATTCTGCCCATGTCGGTGACCTGAACACTCTAAAGAGTCTTCTAGAGGAGGACGGTTTCAAACG GCGAATTAATGAAAagtctgtgtggtgctgtggctGGCTCCCCTGCACGCCACTCCGCATTGCTGCTACCGCTGGCCACAGTGACTGTGTGGACTTCCTGCTCTGTCAGGGGGCTAAGGTGGACCTAGTGGACGTGAAGGGCCAGACAGCACTGTACGTGGCGGTGGTCAATGGACACCTGGACTGTGTACATATTCTCCTGGAGGCTGGAGCGAACCCCAACGGCAGCCGCCACCACCGCAGCACCCCACTCTACCACGCAGCTCGAGTGGGCCGCCACGATATCCTTCAGGAGCTCATCAA GTTCAATGCTGACGTGGATGTGGACTACCAGTTGGGCCTGCACTCCGCTCCGTCTGCCCCTCGCACACTCAGCACGCTGGGGCTGTGCCCTCTCTACATCACTGCTGCCTACCACCACCTGCCCTGCTTCCGCCTGCTGCTCAGCGCCGGGGCCAATCCCGACTACAACTACAGTGGCCCGGTTAGCCGCGAGGCGCTAGCTCGGAGCCCGGCCTCCTGCCTGCTGGACGCGGTGCTCACACACGGCTGTCAGCCCGCCTTCGTCAGCGTTCTGCTGGAGCACGGAGCCGACCCTTACCTGGTGCCCTGGGAGGAGCCGGAGCCAGAGGTGGCGGGCCGACGCAGGGTGGAGCCAGAAGCACTGCACGTCTACCAGGAGGCCAGAA gATGCCCACGCAGGCTGACACACCTGTGCCGGCTGGCTGTGCGGAGGGCCATGGGGAAACCACGCCTGGGGcacatcccctccctccccctgccgGAGGCCATCAAGAGCTTCCTGCTGCACCTGGACTGA